The following proteins are co-located in the Terriglobia bacterium genome:
- the rsfS gene encoding ribosome silencing factor has protein sequence MNEALKIAIKAVDDKKGIDIVALDISAVATFADCFLLCSGDSSRQIQAIANEVEEKLAANGHRPAHVEGYSNAEWILMDYLDLVVHIFSKEARAYYDLERLWRDAKTIDVAKLLEQGEPEVVPVRRPRRRRS, from the coding sequence ATGAACGAAGCTTTGAAGATTGCCATCAAGGCCGTGGACGACAAGAAGGGGATCGACATCGTGGCTCTGGACATCTCTGCCGTGGCCACGTTTGCCGACTGTTTTTTGCTTTGCTCCGGCGATTCATCCCGCCAGATTCAGGCGATTGCCAACGAAGTGGAGGAGAAGCTGGCGGCCAACGGGCACCGTCCTGCCCACGTGGAAGGTTACAGCAACGCGGAATGGATTCTGATGGACTATCTCGATCTGGTGGTCCACATTTTCTCCAAAGAGGCCCGCGCCTATTACGATCTCGAACGTTTGTGGCGGGACGCCAAGACGATCGACGTTGCCAAGCTGCTCGAGCAGGGTGAGCCGGAGGTCGTGCCGGTCCGGCGGCCCCGAAGGCGCCGGTCCTGA
- a CDS encoding periplasmic heavy metal sensor: MKSKTSAALLLVSIFLLGGVAGGVTHYIYQNHFVSSAPQRPRMPNRHDIVEEMAQSLNLDARQKEQLRVIWQQSRERFNALSVQYRPQYEKLRAETNEAIRAILRPDQRQHFDDTLEKMDSRHRDHTHDPTPPQQSNPSK; encoded by the coding sequence ATGAAATCAAAGACGAGCGCAGCTCTCCTGCTGGTGTCCATTTTTCTGCTGGGGGGCGTGGCGGGTGGCGTAACGCACTACATCTATCAGAACCATTTCGTCTCTTCCGCGCCTCAAAGGCCGCGGATGCCTAACCGGCATGACATCGTCGAAGAGATGGCGCAGAGCCTGAATCTTGACGCCCGCCAGAAGGAACAGCTGAGGGTCATTTGGCAGCAAAGCAGGGAACGGTTCAATGCCCTGTCCGTGCAATATCGACCCCAGTACGAAAAGCTACGCGCCGAAACGAACGAGGCGATCCGCGCAATCCTGCGTCCTGACCAGCGGCAGCATTTTGACGACACACTCGAAAAAATGGACAGCCGGCATCGGGATCATACGCACGACCCCACGCCCCCCCAACAGTCCAATCCCTCCAAGTAA
- a CDS encoding YihY/virulence factor BrkB family protein — MSKTKSGLQRVGTAFVDAARAMWTHEVPKDAGAISYFSLFVLFPAILVLFHITFFILGMWELHLPVVQRIVELFPGSKGFLENNLLELMDPSPLLFLACFIVVIWGSTWIFTFLENALNRAWEVPRRRTFWESRLRNIALLVLGGTMLLASAGITLVVNAQHALADKRVPAFAKDQLINTIWAWIILAAGFVMAIAVFFCIYKLMPDRKVLWFEALSGAIVATSLWEADWKIFSKLVPTFDSQKVYGTTGFIIALLTWVYTSSLITLYGANFSAKLHRPEQQLKGASPESAPADNRPRERNVRNFPRSRR, encoded by the coding sequence ATGTCCAAAACAAAATCCGGGCTCCAGCGTGTGGGCACAGCCTTTGTCGACGCAGCCCGAGCCATGTGGACTCATGAGGTTCCAAAGGACGCCGGGGCCATCTCCTATTTCAGTCTTTTCGTCCTGTTCCCCGCCATCCTCGTGCTGTTTCACATCACCTTTTTTATTCTCGGAATGTGGGAACTACACCTGCCTGTAGTGCAGAGGATCGTCGAACTCTTTCCGGGCTCAAAAGGCTTCCTGGAAAATAACCTGCTGGAGTTGATGGATCCATCCCCGCTCCTGTTTCTGGCGTGCTTTATCGTCGTGATCTGGGGATCCACCTGGATATTTACCTTCCTCGAAAATGCGTTGAATCGCGCCTGGGAAGTCCCCAGGCGCAGGACGTTCTGGGAAAGCCGGCTGCGCAACATAGCGCTCCTGGTACTGGGCGGCACGATGCTGCTGGCATCGGCAGGAATTACCCTGGTAGTGAACGCTCAGCATGCCCTGGCCGACAAGCGCGTACCTGCATTTGCCAAAGACCAGCTCATCAATACCATCTGGGCATGGATCATTCTGGCAGCCGGATTCGTGATGGCGATTGCGGTCTTCTTTTGCATCTACAAGTTGATGCCCGATCGCAAGGTTCTCTGGTTTGAAGCGCTTTCGGGGGCGATCGTCGCGACCTCGCTCTGGGAAGCCGACTGGAAAATATTCTCGAAGCTGGTGCCGACATTTGATTCTCAGAAAGTCTATGGAACGACGGGCTTCATCATCGCCCTGCTGACCTGGGTTTATACCTCGAGCCTAATCACCCTTTATGGCGCGAATTTCTCGGCCAAATTGCACCGGCCGGAACAGCAACTCAAAGGGGCGAGTCCGGAATCCGCCCCCGCGGACAACCGCCCGCGGGAGAGGAATGTCCGGAATTTCCCGCGTTCCAGGCGTTGA
- a CDS encoding ATP synthase F0 subunit B — protein MISLDWSIVPAIIIFVLTILALNYLLFRPVLRVQAEREKRTTGLMTQTRRDLDHHLQLFDQYQATIKNARMEGYRLIEKARSEALLYRSSTLESGRNDAEQLIREARDSIQSQVLAAKVRLEYEAQEMARRIASAILQRSA, from the coding sequence ATGATCAGCTTAGATTGGTCGATAGTACCGGCGATCATCATATTCGTCCTCACGATCCTGGCTCTCAATTATCTCCTTTTTCGCCCCGTGCTCAGGGTTCAGGCAGAGAGGGAAAAGAGAACCACCGGGCTGATGACGCAGACCCGACGGGATCTTGATCACCACCTGCAGTTGTTCGACCAGTATCAAGCGACTATCAAAAACGCCCGCATGGAAGGGTATCGGCTGATAGAGAAGGCACGTTCTGAGGCTTTGCTCTATCGAAGCAGTACGCTGGAAAGCGGCCGAAACGACGCCGAGCAACTGATCCGGGAGGCTCGTGATTCGATCCAAAGCCAGGTGCTGGCGGCGAAAGTGAGGCTGGAGTACGAAGCCCAGGAAATGGCGCGCCGCATCGCTTCGGCCATTCTGCAGCGGTCGGCGTGA
- the folE gene encoding GTP cyclohydrolase I FolE, with amino-acid sequence MKKLVRELLLEIGEDPERDGLKGTPDRVDKALRFLTSGYSQDVDKVLNNALFDVKYDEMVIVSDIDFFSLCEHHLLPFFGKVHIAYLPNKKVVGISKMVRLVEVFSRRLQVQERLTTQIAETINQKLMPHGVAVVIEAQHMCMQMRGVEKQNSRAITSSMLGTFRTLHETRMEFLNLIHKTQHD; translated from the coding sequence ATGAAGAAGCTTGTTCGTGAACTCCTGCTTGAAATAGGTGAAGATCCGGAACGTGACGGCTTGAAAGGGACACCCGACCGCGTCGACAAGGCCCTGCGTTTTCTCACCAGTGGGTATTCTCAGGATGTGGATAAGGTGCTGAACAACGCCTTGTTCGATGTCAAGTATGACGAGATGGTCATCGTTTCAGACATTGATTTTTTCAGTCTGTGCGAGCATCATCTCCTTCCTTTCTTCGGCAAGGTACACATCGCTTATCTGCCCAACAAGAAGGTTGTCGGCATCAGCAAGATGGTGCGCCTGGTCGAGGTCTTCAGCCGCCGGCTGCAGGTTCAGGAGCGTTTGACGACCCAAATCGCTGAGACCATCAACCAGAAGCTCATGCCCCACGGGGTTGCCGTGGTGATCGAAGCCCAGCACATGTGCATGCAGATGCGGGGCGTCGAGAAGCAGAACAGTCGCGCCATCACCAGTTCGATGCTTGGGACCTTCCGCACGCTTCATGAGACGAGGATGGAGTTCCTCAATCTGATCCATAAAACGCAGCACGATTGA
- the obgE gene encoding GTPase ObgE, with amino-acid sequence MFIDRAKITVYAGNGGNGCMAFRREKFVPRGGPSGGDGGKGGDVYFECSERVNTLLHFQYKRVFRAGRGRHGEGSRRHGRDGEDITILVPPGTQLFKEPEHILLKDFARPGERLRVAEGGKGGRGNAQFATPTHQAPRRADPGRPGEVQELALNLKLIADVGLVGFPNVGKSTLISRISSARPKIADYPFTTLVPHLGVVALDDFHTFVVADIPGLIEGAHEGHGLGDQFLKHVERTKILVHLVDVSQPERDPVTDYKTIMRELMLFNEELAARKQVVVASKADALADARKLTRLRSMCTRRRIPFQRISSVTGEGIPELIRLLDSLLASAAGV; translated from the coding sequence ATGTTTATCGATCGCGCCAAGATTACCGTATATGCCGGTAACGGCGGCAACGGCTGCATGGCCTTCCGGCGCGAAAAGTTCGTGCCGCGCGGCGGGCCGAGCGGCGGCGACGGAGGCAAGGGGGGAGACGTTTATTTCGAATGCTCCGAGCGCGTCAATACGCTCCTGCATTTCCAGTATAAGAGGGTATTCAGGGCCGGGCGGGGCCGGCATGGGGAGGGCTCCCGCCGCCACGGCAGGGACGGTGAGGACATTACCATTCTGGTGCCTCCAGGGACGCAGCTCTTCAAGGAACCCGAGCATATTCTGCTCAAGGACTTCGCCAGGCCCGGCGAACGGTTACGGGTCGCCGAAGGAGGCAAAGGCGGCAGGGGCAATGCGCAGTTCGCCACCCCGACCCATCAAGCCCCGCGCCGTGCGGATCCGGGGCGTCCGGGCGAGGTGCAGGAGCTGGCGCTCAATCTGAAGCTCATCGCCGATGTCGGCCTGGTAGGATTCCCCAACGTCGGGAAATCGACACTGATTTCGCGCATCAGCTCAGCGCGGCCCAAGATCGCCGATTATCCCTTTACCACCCTGGTGCCCCATCTCGGAGTGGTAGCCCTCGACGATTTTCACACCTTTGTGGTTGCGGACATACCGGGACTTATCGAAGGGGCGCACGAAGGGCACGGCTTGGGTGACCAGTTTCTGAAGCACGTGGAGCGCACCAAGATTCTGGTGCACCTTGTTGATGTCAGTCAGCCCGAGCGGGATCCGGTCACGGATTACAAGACCATCATGCGCGAGTTGATGCTTTTCAACGAAGAACTGGCGGCACGCAAACAGGTGGTGGTGGCGTCGAAGGCGGATGCGCTGGCCGATGCGCGCAAGCTTACACGGCTGCGGTCGATGTGCACACGACGCCGGATACCCTTTCAGCGCATTTCTTCCGTCACCGGGGAGGGTATTCCGGAGTTGATCCGGCTCTTGGACAGTCTGTTGGCTTCCGCCGCCGGCGTATAA
- the atpH gene encoding ATP synthase F1 subunit delta, which yields MIPSAVFARYARALADVALANGEEAEVRRDLDTYREIFRQVPALLEALDSPAVQHEAKGKVLSGLLARYPVSQTVRNFLHILLDHHRILYFAAICDCYVKTVNERKGIVAARVTSAGPLGAQELSALRDSLMRVTGNQVTLSADTDPGLLAGLIVQIGSTVYDGSIRAQLEEMRRRLTRE from the coding sequence GTGATACCCTCAGCGGTTTTTGCACGCTATGCGCGTGCCCTGGCGGATGTGGCGCTGGCAAACGGCGAGGAAGCGGAGGTGCGGCGCGATCTCGACACCTATCGGGAGATCTTCCGGCAGGTCCCGGCGCTGTTGGAAGCCCTTGACAGCCCGGCGGTCCAGCACGAGGCCAAGGGAAAGGTGCTCTCCGGCCTGCTGGCGCGTTACCCCGTGAGTCAGACGGTACGCAATTTCCTGCACATCCTGCTCGACCATCACCGCATCCTCTACTTCGCGGCGATTTGCGATTGTTATGTCAAGACTGTCAACGAGCGGAAGGGAATCGTCGCGGCACGTGTGACTTCGGCCGGTCCTTTAGGTGCGCAAGAGCTGTCTGCCCTGCGCGACAGCCTGATGCGGGTGACGGGAAACCAGGTGACCCTTTCGGCAGACACGGATCCGGGCCTGCTGGCGGGACTGATTGTCCAGATCGGCAGCACAGTCTATGACGGATCGATTCGGGCGCAGCTCGAGGAAATGCGGCGGCGTCTGACGCGTGAGTGA
- the nadD gene encoding nicotinate (nicotinamide) nucleotide adenylyltransferase: MTANRIGVLGGSFNPVHLGHLHLAQLSREIFGLSQVLFAVASVPPHKPPQDLIPFTHRYAMVALATSGLEYLVPSMVELEPPASPYSISTLAKLARRFGTSGKDLYFLAGGDSLLDVAGWHNSETLLMSNNFVFVMRPGVNAPDLRAALPQAAAPHVVDCRGLDSGSMRRRVAAELATPECRIFLVDAGAPDIAASQIRKLASLGQSIGHLVPASVHEYILKLHLYGE, from the coding sequence TTGACGGCAAACAGGATCGGCGTCCTGGGCGGAAGCTTCAATCCCGTGCATCTGGGACACCTTCACCTTGCACAGCTCAGCCGTGAGATCTTCGGACTTTCCCAGGTCCTCTTTGCCGTGGCTTCCGTGCCGCCGCACAAGCCGCCTCAGGACTTGATCCCGTTCACGCACCGCTACGCGATGGTGGCCCTGGCGACCTCCGGTCTCGAGTACCTCGTCCCCTCCATGGTTGAGCTCGAGCCGCCTGCCAGCCCGTATTCGATATCAACACTGGCCAAGCTGGCGCGGCGGTTTGGGACGTCCGGCAAGGACCTCTATTTCCTGGCCGGGGGGGATTCGCTTCTGGATGTGGCGGGATGGCACAATAGCGAAACTCTTCTGATGTCGAACAATTTTGTTTTCGTCATGCGTCCCGGCGTGAATGCGCCGGACCTGCGAGCCGCTCTGCCGCAGGCTGCAGCTCCGCACGTGGTTGATTGCAGGGGGCTCGACTCCGGGAGCATGCGGCGCCGGGTTGCCGCGGAGTTGGCGACTCCCGAGTGCCGCATCTTTCTGGTTGATGCCGGCGCGCCTGATATCGCCGCTTCGCAGATACGCAAGCTGGCTTCCCTGGGGCAGAGCATCGGCCACCTAGTGCCGGCTTCCGTACACGAATATATCCTTAAACTTCATCTCTATGGTGAATGA
- a CDS encoding response regulator transcription factor codes for MRILVIEDESKVANFVKKGLEQSGYEVDVAADGEEGFDKFRAIDYDLVLLDLMLPKITGWELIPLLRKRKPTLPILAVTAKTAVEDRVQGLNLGCDDYLVKPFSFAELLARIQVQLRRGITLGTAELRAADLVLDPLKRKVTRAGKTIDLSNKEFALLEYLLRNKDEIVTRNMIVENVWDSSFDNFTNVVDVYINYLRNKVDRGFDQQLIQTVRGVGYTLRSSAS; via the coding sequence ATGAGAATTCTCGTTATCGAGGATGAAAGTAAGGTTGCCAATTTTGTGAAAAAAGGGCTGGAGCAATCCGGTTACGAAGTGGACGTGGCAGCCGACGGCGAAGAGGGCTTCGACAAGTTCCGTGCAATTGACTATGATCTCGTCCTTCTTGATCTCATGCTGCCGAAGATCACCGGGTGGGAGCTGATCCCGCTGCTCCGCAAACGCAAACCCACGCTCCCGATTCTGGCCGTCACTGCGAAGACGGCAGTGGAAGATCGTGTCCAGGGTCTCAACCTGGGCTGTGACGATTACCTGGTCAAGCCTTTCTCCTTCGCCGAGTTGCTTGCGCGCATCCAAGTGCAGCTCCGGCGCGGCATCACTTTGGGAACCGCGGAACTGCGCGCCGCAGACCTCGTGCTCGATCCCCTCAAACGCAAGGTCACGCGAGCGGGCAAGACCATCGATCTCTCCAACAAGGAGTTTGCCCTTCTGGAGTATCTGCTGCGCAACAAAGACGAGATCGTGACCCGCAACATGATTGTGGAAAATGTCTGGGATTCCAGCTTCGACAACTTCACCAACGTCGTAGACGTCTACATTAATTACCTGCGCAACAAGGTGGACCGCGGCTTCGACCAGCAACTCATCCAGACCGTTCGTGGTGTCGGCTACACCCTCCGGAGCTCTGCATCGTGA
- a CDS encoding zf-HC2 domain-containing protein, whose translation MKCSTVRSWLFRLMDDELPPQEREQLHAHLTGCLSCTREWKLLTLPRRIGRSIPALEPSPFFYARLKARLEREEQAITIWQIILGLSRQIVPAMATVTLVIISLFAYLEFRGPRMDLYQAYDSIFIASDRTSRMVIAEDITDESVLHALAEKPSGPSLSAPKK comes from the coding sequence ATGAAATGCAGCACCGTTCGGAGCTGGCTGTTCCGGCTGATGGATGATGAGCTTCCGCCGCAGGAGCGCGAGCAGCTTCACGCGCATCTGACCGGCTGCCTCTCATGCACCAGAGAATGGAAGCTGCTGACGCTCCCCCGGCGCATTGGCAGATCGATTCCGGCACTGGAACCCTCGCCTTTCTTTTATGCACGGCTGAAGGCTCGCCTGGAGAGGGAGGAGCAAGCCATCACCATCTGGCAGATCATACTGGGTCTGTCGAGGCAGATCGTTCCGGCCATGGCCACGGTCACACTGGTAATCATCTCTCTTTTTGCTTATCTCGAGTTTCGTGGTCCGAGAATGGATCTTTACCAGGCATATGACAGCATATTCATAGCGTCAGATCGCACCAGCCGGATGGTAATCGCAGAGGACATCACCGACGAGAGCGTGCTTCACGCTCTGGCGGAAAAACCATCGGGCCCCAGCCTCAGCGCACCCAAAAAGTAA
- a CDS encoding 23S rRNA (pseudouridine(1915)-N(3))-methyltransferase RlmH, producing the protein MGKTQNAPIKSLVSDYLGRLSHLVPIETVEVPDLSKRRSLRGAPLLAAEGEEFARALTPDCRKVVLDERGTQFSSPEFARWLEAAQVRGTKEIAFIIGGPDGVDGALLEQAHLRLSLGKMTWTHEMARVLLLEQIYRALSILRNIPYHKQASGRR; encoded by the coding sequence GTGGGCAAAACGCAGAATGCGCCGATAAAGTCTTTGGTGTCGGATTACCTGGGGAGATTAAGCCACCTGGTTCCGATTGAAACTGTCGAGGTGCCCGACCTCTCCAAGCGACGGAGCCTCAGAGGCGCTCCTCTTCTGGCTGCGGAAGGAGAGGAATTCGCCCGTGCTCTCACGCCTGACTGCCGCAAGGTTGTGCTCGATGAGCGCGGAACGCAGTTCAGCTCCCCGGAATTTGCCCGCTGGCTTGAGGCGGCGCAGGTCCGTGGGACCAAGGAAATCGCCTTCATCATCGGCGGGCCTGATGGTGTGGACGGCGCTCTGCTGGAGCAGGCTCACCTCAGGTTGTCCCTGGGGAAAATGACCTGGACCCACGAGATGGCCCGGGTGCTGCTGCTGGAACAGATTTATCGTGCGCTCAGCATCCTGCGGAATATTCCGTATCATAAACAGGCGAGCGGGAGAAGGTGA
- the rplU gene encoding 50S ribosomal protein L21, with product MYAVIRSGGKQYRVAEGEVVRLEKLEVESGSVEFKDVLLVNTGEQTLIGQPLVAGATVTGTVEGEGLEDKVLVFKYKAKKQYRRTRGHRQPFAKVHIDKISVAAKTA from the coding sequence GTGTACGCAGTCATCAGAAGTGGCGGCAAGCAGTATCGGGTTGCTGAGGGTGAGGTGGTTCGCCTGGAGAAGCTCGAGGTTGAATCGGGCTCCGTGGAGTTCAAAGATGTGCTGCTGGTGAACACCGGCGAGCAGACTCTAATCGGTCAACCACTGGTGGCAGGAGCGACCGTCACCGGCACGGTCGAGGGAGAGGGGCTGGAGGACAAAGTCCTGGTTTTCAAATACAAGGCGAAGAAGCAATATCGCCGCACCCGCGGGCACCGGCAACCGTTTGCGAAGGTGCACATCGACAAAATCAGCGTCGCAGCGAAAACGGCGTAA
- a CDS encoding ComF family protein has protein sequence MVDTRLLLPTSRDLPSSPIRRIADGVLNLFYPESCLVCSTPISRAQDCGICPICWEKALRLRITGAACPLCGLPYRNFGSEPAHLCGKCTLRLPPYSGARAFGCYSSELSRVIQALKFDGRRNLAKLLAPLLASTFLESWSPQEIDLIVPIPLHPKRRRERGYNQAALLGRSLARLVGLPFCDDALLRVRSTLPQVGLSDSERSQNVEQAFRCAHPAAIKGKRVLLVDDVMTTGSTVASASEALLSGGALRVSVLTVARAVAGSE, from the coding sequence ATGGTCGATACGAGACTACTTCTGCCGACGAGCCGGGATCTCCCGTCCTCCCCGATCCGTCGCATTGCCGACGGCGTCCTCAACCTTTTCTACCCGGAATCGTGCCTCGTCTGCTCCACCCCCATCTCCCGTGCCCAGGACTGCGGCATTTGCCCGATATGTTGGGAAAAGGCTCTTCGGCTGCGCATAACTGGTGCAGCGTGCCCCCTGTGCGGACTCCCTTATCGAAATTTTGGAAGCGAACCGGCGCATTTGTGCGGCAAATGTACCCTGCGTCTGCCCCCCTACTCGGGCGCCCGCGCCTTCGGCTGCTACAGTTCTGAACTGAGTCGTGTCATCCAGGCCCTCAAGTTTGACGGCCGCCGGAACCTGGCAAAGCTGCTTGCGCCGCTGCTGGCATCGACGTTTCTGGAGTCATGGTCGCCGCAGGAGATCGACCTTATCGTGCCGATTCCCCTTCATCCCAAACGCAGACGGGAGCGCGGTTACAATCAGGCTGCTCTTCTGGGCCGGTCGCTGGCCCGCCTCGTCGGACTGCCGTTCTGCGACGACGCCTTGCTGCGGGTGCGCAGCACTCTGCCCCAGGTCGGATTGAGCGATTCTGAACGCAGCCAAAACGTCGAGCAGGCCTTCCGCTGCGCCCATCCGGCTGCGATCAAAGGGAAGCGAGTGCTGCTGGTCGACGACGTCATGACAACCGGCTCAACGGTCGCAAGTGCCAGTGAGGCTCTGCTGTCGGGAGGTGCGCTGCGGGTCTCGGTCCTCACCGTGGCCCGTGCGGTTGCCGGATCTGAATAG
- the queA gene encoding tRNA preQ1(34) S-adenosylmethionine ribosyltransferase-isomerase QueA: MKLSSFDYPLPDHLIAQHPLPERDRSRLMVVWRETGTVEHRIFRDLPEILGPDYFLVINTTRVFPARLWAQRPGRQERIEVLLVREEAPASWLALVRPARKVNPGQELRIGDLEARAREIRADGSRLIDFTQVVDLWESLERLGEPPLPPYIRREAGEDLAQDRERYQTVFARQSGSVAAPTAALHFTPEVLRRLTERGVPLCEILLHVGYGTFQPVRCEEIEEHRLEPEYYEVTDAAAAAIRKHRSDGRLLVATGTTTTRVLEHLARRENYLERGSSGFCDLFIYPGFQFRALGGLLTNFHLPRSSLFMLVCAFAGREFMLDCYRQAVAAEYRFFSYGDCMLIL, translated from the coding sequence GTGAAACTCTCCTCCTTTGATTACCCGCTCCCGGACCACCTGATTGCTCAACATCCGCTTCCGGAGCGCGATCGCTCACGACTGATGGTGGTGTGGCGAGAGACGGGAACAGTGGAACACCGGATTTTTCGCGATCTTCCTGAGATTCTAGGCCCCGACTATTTTCTGGTCATAAACACCACACGAGTCTTCCCCGCGCGACTGTGGGCGCAGCGGCCCGGCAGACAAGAGCGGATTGAGGTTCTGCTGGTGCGGGAAGAGGCGCCCGCCTCCTGGCTCGCCTTGGTGCGACCCGCGCGGAAAGTTAATCCCGGCCAGGAGTTGCGGATAGGCGACCTGGAGGCACGGGCTCGCGAGATCCGGGCCGATGGCAGCCGCCTCATTGATTTCACTCAGGTCGTGGATTTGTGGGAGAGCCTCGAAAGACTGGGCGAACCCCCGCTGCCGCCTTACATCCGGAGAGAAGCAGGAGAGGATCTCGCGCAGGACCGTGAGCGTTATCAGACAGTCTTTGCCAGGCAATCGGGATCGGTCGCAGCTCCGACGGCGGCACTGCACTTTACTCCCGAGGTGCTACGCCGTCTGACGGAGAGGGGAGTCCCGCTGTGCGAGATTCTGCTGCACGTGGGTTACGGAACATTCCAGCCGGTACGGTGCGAGGAAATCGAGGAGCACCGGCTGGAGCCTGAGTACTATGAGGTGACCGATGCCGCTGCGGCCGCCATCAGAAAACATCGGTCCGACGGCCGGCTCCTAGTCGCTACAGGCACTACCACAACCCGCGTGCTGGAGCATTTGGCGCGGCGCGAGAATTATCTCGAACGCGGGTCCTCCGGATTCTGTGACCTGTTCATCTATCCCGGGTTCCAGTTCCGCGCACTCGGCGGCCTACTCACGAATTTTCACCTGCCCCGCTCGAGCCTTTTCATGCTCGTATGTGCCTTCGCAGGACGAGAATTCATGCTCGACTGTTATCGCCAGGCAGTCGCGGCAGAATATCGGTTCTTCAGCTATGGCGATTGCATGCTCATCCTCTAG
- a CDS encoding TraR/DksA C4-type zinc finger protein: protein MDEKKLEHFRGKLVQKKLSLTNMVMRTEGYGREKEPAIQDVADMAVESYTKEFMFGKSSGDRATLAKINEALERIEDKSYGTCVHCGDPILPKRLEAVPWALFCIRCQGLQEKGLLRE from the coding sequence ATGGATGAAAAGAAGTTGGAACATTTCAGGGGGAAGTTGGTGCAGAAAAAACTCTCGCTCACTAACATGGTCATGCGCACCGAAGGCTACGGGCGCGAGAAAGAGCCAGCCATTCAGGATGTTGCCGATATGGCCGTCGAATCCTACACGAAAGAGTTCATGTTCGGCAAGAGCTCAGGCGACCGGGCTACGCTGGCGAAGATCAATGAGGCCCTGGAACGTATTGAGGACAAGTCGTATGGGACCTGTGTGCACTGCGGTGATCCGATTCTGCCGAAACGGTTGGAGGCGGTGCCGTGGGCTCTGTTCTGCATCCGTTGTCAGGGCTTGCAGGAAAAAGGCCTGCTGAGGGAGTGA
- a CDS encoding ATP synthase F0 subunit B encodes MALLLGALVCLTIPGGAWAAENEGGRSEWWLMLGKLTNLVLVIAVLVWVARKPLANFFAGRSQAIRDQLEEARKARLEAEARLAQIESSMSSLDDELRTIREAAEREAQEEYQRLVAVTERDAEKVVERARREIDGMTRAAQLELKEHVAELSVQLAQQKIQDEMTEDDRKRLFARFVARVGGRE; translated from the coding sequence ATGGCTTTGCTTCTCGGGGCGTTGGTGTGTCTCACCATCCCCGGAGGCGCCTGGGCCGCGGAGAACGAGGGAGGCCGATCCGAATGGTGGCTCATGCTCGGCAAGCTGACCAATCTGGTGCTGGTGATCGCCGTTCTGGTGTGGGTGGCGCGCAAGCCCTTGGCAAATTTCTTTGCCGGCCGGTCGCAGGCCATTCGGGATCAGCTCGAAGAGGCCCGGAAGGCGCGTCTGGAAGCCGAGGCGCGGCTGGCGCAGATAGAATCGTCCATGAGCTCCCTCGACGATGAACTCAGGACGATCAGAGAAGCCGCAGAGCGGGAGGCTCAGGAGGAGTATCAGCGCCTGGTCGCTGTTACGGAACGGGATGCCGAGAAAGTCGTCGAGCGGGCAAGACGTGAAATCGACGGCATGACGCGCGCAGCCCAGCTCGAACTGAAGGAGCATGTTGCCGAGCTTTCTGTTCAGCTGGCGCAGCAAAAGATCCAGGATGAAATGACGGAAGATGATCGCAAACGGCTGTTCGCGCGCTTTGTCGCCAGGGTGGGAGGCCGCGAGTGA
- the rpmA gene encoding 50S ribosomal protein L27, producing MAHKKGVGSSRNGRDSQSPRLGVKRFAGQSVSGGTIIVRQRGSKLKPGLNVGIGRDDTLYAKISGIVRFQNRGRLGRFVHIEAES from the coding sequence ATGGCACACAAGAAGGGCGTGGGTAGTTCCAGAAACGGTCGTGACAGCCAGTCCCCACGGCTGGGAGTGAAGCGTTTTGCAGGTCAATCGGTGAGCGGCGGGACCATCATCGTGCGGCAGCGAGGGTCGAAATTGAAACCGGGGCTCAATGTCGGGATCGGCCGTGATGATACCCTGTACGCTAAGATTTCGGGAATTGTCAGGTTCCAGAACCGGGGACGTTTGGGTCGTTTTGTCCATATCGAGGCGGAGTCATAA